In Streptomyces nojiriensis, one genomic interval encodes:
- a CDS encoding pseudouridine-5'-phosphate glycosidase, which produces MSQHRASEIPVLSAEVDEALTRGKPVVALESTIIAHGLPRPRNLTVGLELEALVRAEGAVPATIAVLDGVAYAGLDKAQLERIAGGEGVRKLGHRDLAPALATGATGATTVSATAFLAARAGLRVFATGGLGGVHREWAQTQDESADLSLLARTRITVVCAGVKSILDVPGTLQRLETLGVGVLGYGTDRFPGFYLADSGEPVDWTVHGPEEVAAVMAAQDALGGPDSALLVANPVAREEQLDPELHDRVLAEALAECHERGITGQAVTPFLLGFLARATDGASLEANLAAVRGNVRLGARIAGAWAARA; this is translated from the coding sequence ATGTCACAGCACAGAGCATCTGAGATCCCGGTCCTGTCGGCAGAGGTGGATGAAGCGCTCACTCGTGGGAAGCCCGTGGTGGCCCTGGAGTCGACGATCATCGCGCACGGTCTGCCCCGCCCCCGCAACCTGACGGTGGGCCTCGAACTGGAGGCCCTGGTCCGCGCGGAGGGCGCGGTTCCGGCGACGATCGCGGTCCTGGACGGGGTGGCGTACGCGGGACTGGACAAGGCGCAGCTGGAGCGGATCGCGGGCGGCGAGGGCGTGCGCAAGCTCGGCCACCGGGATCTGGCGCCCGCGCTGGCGACGGGGGCCACCGGCGCGACGACGGTGTCCGCGACGGCCTTCCTCGCCGCCCGGGCGGGCCTGCGCGTCTTCGCCACGGGCGGGCTGGGCGGCGTACACCGGGAGTGGGCGCAGACGCAGGACGAGTCGGCGGACCTGTCGCTGCTGGCGCGGACGCGGATCACCGTGGTGTGCGCGGGGGTGAAGTCGATCCTCGACGTGCCGGGCACGCTGCAGCGGCTGGAGACGCTGGGGGTGGGGGTGCTCGGCTACGGGACGGACCGCTTCCCCGGGTTCTATCTGGCCGACTCGGGCGAGCCGGTGGACTGGACCGTGCACGGGCCCGAGGAGGTCGCCGCGGTGATGGCCGCTCAGGACGCGCTGGGCGGTCCGGACTCGGCGCTGCTGGTGGCCAATCCGGTGGCGCGGGAGGAGCAGCTGGATCCCGAGCTGCACGACCGGGTACTGGCTGAGGCGCTCGCCGAGTGCCACGAGCGCGGGATCACGGGGCAGGCGGTGACGCCGTTCCTGCTGGGGTTCCTGGCACGGGCGACGGACGGGGCCTCGCTGGAGGCGAACCTGGCGGCGGTACGCGGGAACGTGCGGCTCGGGGCCCGGATCGCGGGGGCCTGGGCGGCGCGGGCGTGA
- a CDS encoding uridine kinase has protein sequence MQWEAITWQRMAERLAGHLDDPDRAPGPGSWQRVGIDGAPAAGTGALAGELAEALRLRGRPSLVVPTDGFLRPASLRFEFGRQDVDSYLGGWYDTAALWREVFGPTDPGGSGRVLPDLWDPVTDRATRSPYVTLPPGGVLLVHGPLLLGHWFPFDLSVHVRLSPGALARRTEESERWTGAAFARYEAEADPASAADAVVRADDPRHPAWTGIRRR, from the coding sequence GTGCAGTGGGAAGCGATCACATGGCAGCGGATGGCCGAGCGGCTCGCCGGTCACCTCGACGACCCCGACCGGGCCCCCGGGCCGGGCAGTTGGCAGCGGGTGGGCATCGACGGCGCCCCCGCCGCCGGGACCGGCGCGCTCGCCGGCGAGCTCGCCGAAGCGCTGCGGCTGCGCGGACGCCCGTCCCTGGTGGTGCCGACCGACGGTTTCCTGCGGCCGGCCTCCCTCCGCTTCGAGTTCGGCCGGCAGGACGTGGACTCCTACCTGGGCGGCTGGTACGACACGGCCGCGCTCTGGCGGGAGGTCTTCGGCCCGACCGACCCCGGCGGCAGCGGGCGGGTGCTGCCGGACCTCTGGGACCCGGTGACCGACCGGGCGACCCGCAGTCCGTACGTCACCCTCCCGCCCGGCGGCGTGCTGCTCGTGCACGGCCCGCTGCTGCTGGGCCACTGGTTCCCCTTCGACCTGAGCGTCCACGTGCGGTTGTCGCCGGGAGCGCTGGCGCGGCGGACCGAGGAGTCGGAGCGGTGGACGGGGGCGGCGTTCGCCCGGTACGAGGCCGAGGCGGATCCGGCGTCCGCCGCCGATGCGGTGGTGCGGGCCGATGATCCCAGGCATCCCGCCTGGACGGGGATCCGGCGGCGTTGA
- a CDS encoding class I SAM-dependent methyltransferase translates to MDTRGFYDELADRYDLVYADWDASVARQGRALDALLTAALGPGPHTVLDNACGIGTQSLGLAALGHRVTGTDLSPASVARAAREAAQRSLTLPVAAADMRSLPFADASFDAVVCADNALPHLLTAEDVRAALAETRRVLRPGGLLLLSTRPYGELLRTRPQSEAPRVRTGPDGRTITFQLWHWHADGERYDLELFQLLPTGDTWATQTSSATYWALPQERTAGFAREAGLRETLWHAPADTGFLQPVLTARRPGPTGQGDS, encoded by the coding sequence ATGGACACGCGCGGCTTCTACGACGAACTGGCCGACCGCTACGACCTCGTCTACGCGGACTGGGACGCGTCCGTCGCCCGGCAGGGCCGGGCCCTCGACGCCCTCCTCACCGCCGCGCTGGGCCCCGGACCGCACACGGTGCTCGACAACGCCTGCGGCATCGGAACCCAGTCACTGGGCCTCGCCGCACTGGGCCACCGGGTCACCGGGACCGATCTGAGCCCCGCCTCCGTGGCCCGCGCCGCCCGCGAGGCCGCACAGCGCTCGCTCACGCTCCCCGTCGCCGCCGCCGACATGCGGTCCCTGCCCTTCGCGGACGCCTCCTTCGACGCCGTGGTCTGCGCCGACAACGCGCTGCCGCACCTGCTCACCGCCGAGGACGTGCGCGCCGCGCTGGCCGAAACCCGGCGGGTGCTGCGCCCCGGCGGACTGCTCCTGCTCTCCACCCGCCCGTACGGCGAACTGCTCCGGACCCGCCCGCAGAGCGAGGCCCCACGCGTGCGCACCGGCCCCGACGGACGGACCATCACCTTCCAGCTGTGGCACTGGCACGCCGACGGGGAACGCTACGACCTGGAGCTCTTCCAGTTGCTGCCGACCGGCGACACATGGGCCACGCAGACGTCGAGCGCGACGTACTGGGCGCTGCCCCAGGAGCGGACCGCCGGGTTCGCCCGGGAGGCCGGCCTGCGCGAGACGCTCTGGCACGCACCGGCGGACACCGGGTTCCTCCAGCCGGTCCTCACCGCCCGGCGCCCCGGTCCGACTGGACAGGGTGACTCGTAG
- a CDS encoding glycerophosphodiester phosphodiesterase, which produces MYVRPAAAAAAAFLGFTLTLLGGTASYAATGPGSATGTGTGAGRAALGGPVVYAHRGASAYAPENTLDAIDLAMQMGFDWVENDVQRTKDGVLVVIHDDTLARTTDVEERFPDRAPWKVKDFTWAEISVLDAGSWFGGEYAGAAVPSLRQYLDRVQRNRQRLLLEIKKPELYPGIEEQTLKVLDEAGWLDARHVAQRLVVQSFSADSVRIVHGLRPDLVTAFLGTPTVADLPRYAEFTDRINPWHTTISADWVSAVHGLRGAHGKAMEVDTWIVDDAATARKVQAMGVDGIITNAPDVVQDAVGGF; this is translated from the coding sequence ATGTACGTCCGACCCGCCGCCGCGGCCGCCGCCGCATTCCTGGGCTTCACTCTCACCCTGCTGGGCGGGACGGCGTCGTACGCCGCCACCGGTCCCGGATCCGCCACCGGCACCGGAACCGGCGCCGGCCGGGCCGCGCTGGGGGGCCCTGTCGTGTACGCCCACCGGGGGGCCTCCGCGTACGCCCCGGAGAACACCCTCGACGCGATCGACCTGGCGATGCAGATGGGCTTCGACTGGGTCGAGAACGACGTGCAGCGCACCAAGGACGGCGTACTGGTGGTGATCCACGACGACACCCTGGCCCGGACCACCGACGTCGAGGAGCGGTTCCCGGACCGGGCGCCCTGGAAGGTCAAGGACTTCACCTGGGCCGAGATCTCCGTGCTGGACGCGGGCAGCTGGTTCGGCGGGGAGTACGCGGGCGCCGCCGTGCCGAGCCTGCGGCAGTACCTCGACCGGGTACAGCGCAACCGGCAGCGGCTGCTGCTGGAGATCAAGAAGCCGGAGCTGTACCCGGGGATCGAGGAGCAGACCCTGAAGGTGCTGGACGAAGCCGGCTGGCTCGACGCGCGCCACGTCGCGCAGCGCCTGGTGGTGCAGAGCTTCAGCGCCGACTCCGTACGCATCGTGCACGGGCTGCGCCCGGACCTGGTGACGGCTTTCCTGGGTACCCCCACCGTGGCGGACCTGCCGCGCTACGCGGAGTTCACCGACCGCATCAACCCGTGGCACACGACGATCTCGGCCGACTGGGTCTCGGCCGTGCACGGCCTGCGCGGCGCCCACGGCAAGGCCATGGAGGTGGACACCTGGATCGTGGACGACGCGGCCACCGCCCGGAAGGTGCAGGCCATGGGGGTGGACGGGATCATCACCAACGCCCCGGACGTGGTCCAGGACGCGGTCGGCGGGTTCTGA
- a CDS encoding methylated-DNA--[protein]-cysteine S-methyltransferase, which yields MDSTERPRGPHLEWTVVAGDGVLGGPLLLAATPEGLVRVEFHAEPDRVDRMIGPLVSRLGADARRPAPGEEALLAEPIRQLTAYFEGALRRFELPLDWRLSSGFNRQVLQELDRSVPYGSVVGYGELAARVGQPGAAQAVGNAMGSNPLPLVVACHRVVENDGGIGGFGGGVETKRQLLALEGVLPQPLF from the coding sequence GTGGACAGCACCGAGCGGCCCCGCGGGCCGCACCTCGAATGGACCGTCGTCGCCGGCGACGGCGTCCTCGGCGGGCCCCTGCTCCTGGCCGCGACCCCGGAAGGTCTGGTCCGGGTCGAGTTCCATGCCGAGCCGGACCGGGTCGACCGGATGATCGGCCCGCTCGTCTCCCGGCTCGGCGCCGACGCCCGGCGTCCCGCGCCGGGCGAGGAAGCGCTGCTGGCCGAGCCGATACGCCAGCTCACCGCGTACTTCGAAGGGGCGCTGCGCCGCTTCGAGCTGCCACTGGACTGGCGCCTGAGCTCCGGCTTCAACCGGCAGGTGCTCCAGGAGCTGGACCGCTCCGTGCCCTACGGATCGGTCGTCGGCTACGGGGAGCTGGCCGCCCGCGTCGGACAGCCCGGCGCCGCCCAGGCCGTGGGCAACGCCATGGGCTCAAACCCGCTGCCGCTGGTGGTGGCCTGCCACCGGGTCGTGGAGAACGACGGGGGCATCGGCGGATTCGGCGGTGGGGTGGAGACCAAGCGGCAGCTGCTCGCGCTGGAGGGCGTGCTTCCGCAGCCGCTGTTCTGA
- a CDS encoding MFS transporter, which yields MAGQVLGGLGVPISIALAPVLATEVSGTEALSGVASTAAVIGTALVSLPLAALMNARGRRPGLVLAYGIGAVGAGLVVLAATIRSFPLLLLGMAAFGAASSANLQARFAAADLAAPDHRARAISVVVWASTVGAVLGPNLSAPASHSFAGTAIPETAGPFVWAAVVFLLTGTLIGVFLRPDPLLTARALAAPEEQTREGRSLRAGFAAVKASPRARLALLTVAVSHTTMVSIMVMTPMDLSHHGAGLELIGLVISGHIAGMFAFSPVMGWLADRLGRLSVIGLAAGLLSVAALLAGTAGHSHGRSALGLFLLGLGWSAGMVSGSALLTDSVPQPARAAVQGLSDLTMNAAAGVGGAAAGLIMSGAGYGWLNAVGAALLLPMAALALFTARRHPVPVPAPASASASAKDVSS from the coding sequence ATGGCCGGCCAGGTCCTCGGCGGCCTCGGCGTGCCGATCAGCATCGCCCTGGCCCCCGTACTCGCCACCGAGGTCAGCGGCACCGAGGCGCTGTCCGGCGTCGCCTCCACCGCCGCGGTGATCGGCACCGCCCTCGTCTCGCTGCCGCTCGCCGCGCTGATGAACGCGCGCGGCCGGCGCCCCGGGCTGGTCCTGGCCTACGGGATCGGCGCCGTCGGCGCGGGCCTGGTCGTCCTCGCCGCCACGATCAGGAGCTTCCCGCTGCTGCTGCTCGGCATGGCCGCCTTCGGCGCCGCCTCCTCCGCCAACCTGCAGGCCCGGTTCGCCGCCGCGGACCTCGCGGCGCCGGACCACCGCGCCCGGGCCATCTCCGTCGTGGTCTGGGCGTCGACCGTGGGCGCTGTGCTCGGGCCCAACCTGTCCGCGCCGGCCAGCCACAGCTTCGCCGGCACCGCGATACCCGAGACGGCCGGCCCGTTCGTCTGGGCCGCCGTCGTCTTCCTGCTCACCGGCACGCTGATCGGCGTATTCCTGCGCCCCGACCCGCTGCTGACGGCCCGGGCGCTCGCCGCGCCCGAGGAGCAGACCCGCGAAGGGCGCTCGCTGCGGGCCGGCTTCGCCGCGGTGAAGGCCTCACCGCGGGCCCGGCTCGCCCTGCTCACCGTCGCCGTGTCGCACACCACCATGGTCTCGATCATGGTGATGACCCCGATGGACCTGAGCCACCACGGAGCCGGCCTGGAGCTCATCGGGCTGGTGATCAGCGGTCACATCGCGGGCATGTTCGCCTTCTCCCCCGTGATGGGCTGGCTCGCGGACCGGCTCGGCCGGCTCTCCGTGATCGGACTGGCCGCGGGCCTCCTGTCCGTCGCCGCCCTGCTCGCCGGAACGGCCGGCCACAGCCACGGCCGGAGCGCGCTCGGCCTCTTCCTGCTGGGCCTCGGCTGGTCCGCCGGGATGGTGTCCGGTTCGGCCCTGCTGACGGACTCGGTGCCGCAGCCCGCGCGGGCCGCCGTACAGGGGCTGAGCGACCTCACGATGAACGCGGCCGCCGGCGTGGGCGGAGCGGCCGCCGGGCTGATCATGTCCGGGGCGGGCTACGGCTGGCTGAACGCAGTCGGCGCCGCGCTGCTGCTGCCGATGGCGGCGCTCGCCCTGTTCACGGCGCGTCGCCACCCCGTTCCCGTTCCCGCTCCCGCGTCCGCGTCCGCTTCCGCGAAGGACGTCAGTAGCTGA
- a CDS encoding carbohydrate kinase family protein — protein sequence MTGPGALLVIGDVVTDVVAIHPEPLAPATDTAARIRTLPGGAGANAACWAARTGTAEVRLLARVGAESARWHERALVDAGVRPRLVVDAQEPTGTVVALVGKDAERTFLTDSGASLRLCPADWAPSLLDGAAHLHLSGYLFFADSSRELAVIALRAARARGVQVSVDPASAGFLAALGPQRFLDAVAGVDVLLPNEDEARLLAGLPEPAGAARAAAELSRRVPLVVVTRGAAGALIAERGRITAEVEAEPVEAVDSTGAGDAFTGGFLAARLEGADPAEAARAGCLAAALAVTRPGGRP from the coding sequence GTGACCGGGCCGGGGGCGCTGCTCGTCATCGGGGACGTGGTGACGGACGTGGTGGCCATACATCCGGAGCCGCTGGCTCCGGCCACCGACACGGCGGCCCGCATCCGGACCCTGCCGGGCGGGGCCGGGGCCAACGCGGCCTGCTGGGCGGCCCGAACGGGGACCGCGGAGGTACGGCTCCTGGCGCGGGTGGGTGCCGAGTCGGCGCGCTGGCACGAGCGGGCGCTGGTGGACGCGGGGGTGCGGCCGCGGCTGGTGGTCGACGCGCAGGAGCCGACCGGGACGGTGGTCGCGCTGGTCGGCAAGGACGCGGAGCGGACGTTCCTGACCGACAGCGGGGCCTCGCTGCGGTTGTGCCCGGCCGACTGGGCCCCCTCCCTGCTGGACGGGGCGGCCCATCTCCACCTGTCCGGTTATCTGTTCTTCGCCGACAGCAGCCGGGAGCTGGCCGTGATCGCGCTGCGGGCGGCCCGGGCCCGGGGGGTGCAGGTGAGCGTGGACCCCGCCTCGGCCGGCTTCCTGGCGGCCCTGGGGCCGCAGCGCTTCCTGGACGCCGTGGCGGGTGTGGACGTACTGCTGCCGAACGAGGACGAGGCCCGGCTGCTGGCCGGGCTGCCGGAGCCGGCGGGGGCGGCCCGGGCGGCGGCGGAGCTCAGCCGACGGGTGCCGCTGGTGGTGGTGACCCGCGGCGCGGCCGGGGCACTGATCGCCGAACGGGGCCGGATCACCGCCGAGGTCGAGGCGGAGCCGGTCGAGGCGGTGGACTCCACGGGCGCCGGGGACGCCTTCACCGGGGGCTTCCTCGCGGCCCGCCTGGAGGGCGCGGACCCGGCCGAGGCCGCCCGCGCCGGGTGCCTGGCTGCGGCCTTGGCCGTGACCCGGCCGGGCGGTCGGCCGTAG
- a CDS encoding cupin domain-containing protein, whose translation MSTSDHSAAPASFSVSVADVELEADDLDPGQIVSGEPVVTGKVLWESADGKQVRGIWQITPGVVTDVEANELFVVVSGRATVEVEGGETLEVGPGSACVLREGDRTTWTVHETLRKAYHISY comes from the coding sequence ATGAGCACCAGTGATCACTCCGCCGCACCCGCCTCCTTCTCCGTCTCCGTCGCGGACGTCGAACTGGAGGCGGACGACCTCGACCCCGGGCAGATCGTCTCCGGCGAGCCCGTCGTGACGGGCAAGGTCCTGTGGGAGTCGGCGGACGGCAAGCAGGTGCGCGGGATCTGGCAGATCACCCCCGGTGTCGTCACCGACGTCGAGGCGAACGAGCTCTTCGTGGTGGTCAGCGGCCGCGCCACCGTCGAGGTCGAGGGCGGCGAGACCCTGGAGGTCGGCCCCGGCTCCGCCTGCGTGCTCCGGGAGGGCGACCGGACCACCTGGACCGTGCACGAGACGCTGCGCAAGGCCTACCACATCAGCTACTGA